The following coding sequences are from one Mycolicibacterium aichiense window:
- a CDS encoding DUF5313 domain-containing protein yields MGQLIMYSYGFRRLPDSMREWVANDLAGPGAVKRFMLKAAIPPFFLLAPFWLLPVENNSVYVHAEMTVPLYLWTLAISLALNKVWRRHRLAVHGLDPNLVDVIKRQKNARIEEDYIARFGPRPQDAEHQKNSNPFF; encoded by the coding sequence TTGGGCCAACTCATCATGTACTCGTACGGGTTCCGACGCCTGCCCGATTCCATGCGGGAATGGGTCGCGAACGATCTCGCAGGCCCCGGCGCCGTCAAGCGGTTCATGCTCAAAGCGGCGATCCCGCCGTTCTTCCTCCTGGCGCCGTTCTGGCTGCTGCCGGTGGAGAACAACTCTGTCTACGTGCACGCCGAGATGACGGTGCCGCTCTATCTGTGGACGCTGGCGATTTCGCTTGCGCTGAACAAGGTTTGGCGGCGTCATCGGCTGGCCGTGCACGGCCTGGACCCGAACCTGGTCGACGTGATCAAGCGGCAGAAGAACGCGCGCATCGAAGAGGATTACATCGCACGATTCGGTCCGCGCCCGCAGGACGCCGAGCACCAGAAGAACAGCAATCCGTTCTTCTGA
- a CDS encoding PPOX class F420-dependent oxidoreductase, whose product MDELSDDVAAFLSAGTRTAKLAYVAADGRPLVAPVWFIIDGGQLVFNTGKATAKGRALSRDPRVAICVDDQGPPFSFVQVQGTASLSEDPDELLDLATRIAARYMGPERAEEFGRRNGVPGELVVRVNPTKVIKAFDVAD is encoded by the coding sequence ATGGACGAACTCTCCGACGACGTGGCCGCGTTCCTGTCCGCGGGCACCCGAACGGCGAAACTGGCTTATGTCGCGGCAGACGGCAGGCCGCTCGTTGCCCCGGTGTGGTTCATCATCGACGGTGGCCAGCTCGTGTTCAACACCGGAAAGGCGACCGCCAAAGGCCGTGCGCTGAGCCGCGACCCGCGGGTCGCGATCTGCGTCGACGACCAGGGTCCGCCGTTCTCCTTCGTTCAGGTTCAAGGCACCGCGTCGCTCAGCGAGGATCCCGACGAACTGCTCGATCTCGCGACCCGTATCGCGGCCCGCTACATGGGCCCCGAGCGCGCCGAAGAATTCGGCAGGCGCAACGGCGTGCCCGGTGAATTGGTCGTCCGGGTGAACCCGACGAAGGTGATCAAGGCCTTCGACGTCGCCGACTGA
- the treS gene encoding maltose alpha-D-glucosyltransferase, whose product MSQTVESMPDDGPPDEGETGNAPAEITYDEHLHPARPRTLRFRPRVRNPFVRRSIAQDGSPTADNQAYVSWLLSQSMLADANEISQQFSGQGSMWQNPYATPSPRSAVDAASVWFTAYPLSLITRPEESFLKAMADEAMWKAFAEIGIEGIHTGPVKRAGGIAGWQLTPSVDGHFDRISTQIDPAFGTEDEFRQMCGTANWYGGTILDDIVPGHTGKGADFRLAEMKYADYPGIYHMIDIDPLDWEHLPDVPHGRDSVNVDAATEEWLDKAGYIIGRLQRVIFYAEGIKETNWSVTRPVVGIDGVERRWVYLHYFKEGQPSINWLDPSFAGMRLVIGDALHSLTDLGSGGLRLDANGFLGAEKTSGDDGVGWSEGHPLSQAANQFIGSMVRKLGGFTFQELNLTIDDIKETSGTGADLSYDFVNRPAYHHALATADTEFLRLTLRTAIELGVDPASLVHALQNHDELTYELVHWSNGHKDDIYTYKGHEITGEALGERVRADLTEALTGPAAPYNRVFTTNGIACTTATVIAATLGYRDLDDIDGDIDRIRRAHLLLAMFNALQPGVFALSGWDLCGMLTLPSAQVADLMHGGDTRWIHRAAHDLMGVNPAATKSNAGMPRGRSLYGSIPDQLADDTSFLRQLQAILRVRAHYGIATSRQVDIPEVSHRGMLVMVHQLDAPEQYQLTVLNFANEDIAGTVRSKTLPPGATVRDMFTGAQIAVVDDLHSFAVEMIPHHGMALLVEVEPADDDVSA is encoded by the coding sequence ATGTCGCAGACGGTGGAGTCCATGCCCGACGATGGACCGCCCGACGAGGGTGAAACCGGCAATGCGCCTGCCGAGATCACCTACGACGAGCATCTGCACCCCGCCCGACCTCGAACGTTGCGGTTCCGTCCGCGGGTGCGAAACCCATTCGTACGCAGGTCGATTGCCCAGGACGGCTCGCCGACCGCGGACAATCAGGCCTACGTGTCGTGGCTGCTGTCACAGTCGATGCTCGCCGACGCCAATGAGATCAGCCAGCAATTCTCCGGCCAGGGTTCGATGTGGCAGAACCCGTATGCCACGCCGAGCCCACGCAGTGCCGTCGACGCCGCGTCGGTCTGGTTCACCGCGTACCCGCTGTCGCTCATCACCCGGCCCGAGGAGTCGTTCCTCAAGGCCATGGCCGATGAAGCGATGTGGAAGGCATTCGCCGAGATCGGCATCGAGGGAATCCACACCGGGCCCGTCAAACGCGCCGGTGGCATCGCCGGCTGGCAGCTGACACCCAGCGTCGACGGCCACTTCGACCGGATCAGCACCCAGATCGACCCGGCGTTCGGCACCGAGGACGAGTTCCGCCAGATGTGCGGCACCGCGAACTGGTACGGCGGCACGATTCTCGACGACATCGTGCCCGGACACACCGGCAAGGGCGCGGATTTCCGGCTCGCCGAGATGAAGTACGCCGACTATCCCGGCATCTACCACATGATCGACATCGATCCGCTGGACTGGGAGCACCTGCCCGACGTTCCGCACGGCCGGGACTCGGTCAACGTCGACGCCGCGACGGAGGAATGGCTCGACAAGGCCGGCTACATCATCGGGCGGCTGCAGCGCGTGATCTTCTATGCCGAGGGCATCAAGGAGACCAACTGGAGCGTCACCCGCCCCGTGGTCGGCATCGACGGCGTCGAGCGGCGATGGGTGTATCTGCACTACTTCAAGGAGGGTCAGCCCTCGATCAACTGGCTCGACCCGTCGTTCGCCGGGATGCGCCTCGTCATCGGCGACGCGCTGCACTCACTGACCGATCTCGGTTCCGGTGGGTTGCGTCTCGACGCCAACGGCTTCCTCGGCGCCGAGAAGACCTCCGGCGACGACGGCGTGGGATGGTCGGAAGGCCACCCGCTTTCGCAGGCGGCCAATCAGTTCATCGGAAGCATGGTGCGCAAGCTGGGCGGTTTCACCTTCCAGGAACTGAACCTGACCATCGACGACATCAAGGAGACCAGCGGCACCGGCGCCGATCTGTCCTACGACTTCGTCAACCGGCCCGCGTACCACCACGCGCTGGCGACCGCCGACACCGAGTTTCTGCGCCTGACGCTGCGGACAGCCATCGAACTCGGCGTGGACCCGGCATCGCTGGTGCACGCGCTGCAGAACCACGACGAGCTGACCTACGAGCTGGTGCACTGGTCCAACGGCCACAAGGACGATATCTATACCTACAAAGGCCATGAGATCACCGGCGAGGCGCTCGGCGAACGGGTGCGCGCCGACCTCACCGAGGCGCTCACCGGACCGGCCGCACCGTACAACCGCGTATTCACGACGAACGGAATCGCTTGCACCACAGCGACAGTGATCGCCGCGACGCTGGGATACCGCGACCTCGACGACATCGACGGCGACATCGACCGCATCCGCCGGGCGCACCTGCTGCTGGCCATGTTCAACGCCCTTCAGCCCGGGGTGTTCGCGCTGTCCGGCTGGGACCTTTGCGGCATGCTCACGTTGCCGTCAGCCCAGGTCGCCGACCTGATGCACGGTGGTGACACCCGCTGGATCCACCGTGCGGCGCACGACCTGATGGGCGTCAACCCGGCAGCGACGAAGTCGAACGCCGGAATGCCGCGTGGCCGAAGCCTGTACGGATCGATTCCGGACCAGCTCGCCGACGACACCAGCTTCCTTCGCCAATTGCAGGCGATACTGCGGGTGCGGGCGCACTATGGCATCGCGACCAGCCGCCAGGTCGACATTCCCGAGGTGTCGCATCGCGGCATGCTGGTGATGGTGCACCAGCTCGACGCACCCGAGCAGTATCAGCTGACCGTGTTGAACTTCGCCAACGAGGACATCGCAGGCACTGTCCGATCCAAGACTCTGCCGCCGGGCGCGACCGTGCGCGACATGTTCACCGGGGCGCAGATTGCGGTCGTCGACGATCTGCACAGCTTCGCGGTCGAGATGATTCCGCATCACGGGATGGCGCTGCTGGTCGAAGTGGAACCTGCCGACGACGACGTGTCGGCCTGA
- a CDS encoding GNAT family N-acetyltransferase, which yields MAEIREAVPDDAMELAQVHVRSWRAGYRGLVAQSYLDALDPEERVKRFALDAMELRGPYTLVAVDHGAICGHVTIGRSRDDDMPDSGEVWALYVDPQSWGAGIGRALLAAGCDRLRTAGHRRAFLWVLSANDDARRFYERAGWTADGRERFDVFGDTPVRKSSYGTLLENSGSQP from the coding sequence GTGGCTGAAATCCGAGAAGCCGTCCCCGATGACGCGATGGAGCTCGCGCAGGTCCATGTGAGGTCCTGGCGTGCGGGTTATCGGGGTCTCGTCGCGCAGAGTTACCTGGACGCGTTGGACCCCGAGGAGCGGGTGAAGCGGTTCGCTCTGGATGCCATGGAGCTCCGCGGTCCCTACACCCTGGTGGCGGTCGATCACGGCGCGATATGCGGCCACGTCACAATCGGACGATCGCGCGACGACGACATGCCCGACAGCGGTGAGGTGTGGGCGCTCTACGTCGACCCGCAGAGCTGGGGTGCCGGGATCGGCCGTGCGCTGCTGGCCGCGGGCTGCGACCGCTTGCGGACCGCCGGGCACCGACGCGCGTTCCTGTGGGTACTTTCGGCGAACGACGACGCGCGGCGCTTCTACGAACGGGCCGGCTGGACCGCCGATGGACGCGAGCGATTCGACGTCTTCGGCGACACGCCTGTGCGCAAGTCGAGTTACGGCACCCTGCTCGAGAATTCAGGGAGCCAGCCGTAG
- a CDS encoding glycine-rich domain-containing protein, translating into MTLDARLHQALAYPAPFVIERLVKDRVADTAEAAELLFTEAKKYLVLCEATPEMSFGMPSAMVDQAWHAFILFTTEYTDFGHRFFGRYVHHSPVVDYDPAAQPQSNIGSFNDFQGRYQELFGEPLPAIWYDDTSVTPSRRVLREDFLHIDADDETVAVIDDSGETVLQVNSLAREALDFIAGTGDFYVRELPGGLTDEEKVGLIEALVRSRVLRLAP; encoded by the coding sequence GTGACGCTCGACGCCCGGCTGCACCAGGCGTTGGCCTATCCCGCGCCTTTCGTGATCGAGCGACTGGTCAAGGATCGGGTCGCCGATACCGCCGAGGCGGCCGAACTGCTTTTCACCGAGGCCAAGAAGTACCTGGTGCTCTGTGAGGCAACTCCGGAGATGTCGTTCGGCATGCCGTCGGCGATGGTCGACCAGGCGTGGCACGCCTTCATCCTGTTCACGACCGAGTACACCGACTTCGGGCACCGGTTCTTCGGTCGCTATGTGCACCACTCGCCGGTGGTCGACTATGACCCGGCGGCGCAACCACAGTCGAACATCGGCTCCTTCAACGACTTCCAGGGCCGCTATCAGGAGTTGTTCGGTGAGCCGCTGCCGGCCATCTGGTACGACGACACCAGCGTCACCCCATCGCGACGCGTCCTGCGCGAGGACTTCCTGCACATCGACGCCGATGACGAGACGGTCGCCGTGATCGACGACAGCGGGGAGACGGTTCTGCAGGTCAACTCCCTGGCGAGGGAAGCTCTCGACTTCATCGCGGGCACCGGGGATTTCTATGTACGCGAACTGCCGGGCGGTCTGACCGACGAGGAGAAGGTGGGCCTGATCGAGGCGCTCGTACGGTCTCGCGTGCTACGGCTGGCTCCCTGA
- a CDS encoding DUF4239 domain-containing protein: MSGWIVSHIPPGPLLVLLIVVIGGGGMLLAAGVRRLFPALTRDEHNDVTKFTYSFIGFIYAFFIGFIVSSMWGQISTADANARAEGSAAIEMARDLGVFDKADADRIRQSLLDYENAAIAEWNSDRSARSPEADAALAKVSAAYHQVTATTDSQKALLSSSYANLDKVSQARTVRLLTAREDTGPPWPLWAVIFLTSAMVLGTVIIYGVEKAGMHYPMVAIVGLIVATNLFLILELSHPFIGGISTSPDPLYEVVSVLTTTQ, from the coding sequence ATGAGTGGGTGGATCGTCAGTCACATCCCGCCGGGCCCGCTTCTTGTCCTCCTGATCGTCGTGATCGGCGGGGGAGGGATGCTGCTCGCCGCGGGCGTGCGACGCCTGTTCCCGGCCCTGACCCGTGACGAGCACAATGACGTCACCAAGTTCACCTATAGCTTCATCGGCTTCATCTATGCGTTCTTCATCGGTTTCATCGTCTCGTCGATGTGGGGACAGATCTCCACCGCCGACGCCAACGCCCGGGCCGAGGGTTCTGCAGCTATCGAAATGGCCAGGGATCTAGGGGTTTTCGACAAAGCCGACGCCGATCGGATCCGGCAGAGCCTGCTCGACTACGAGAACGCCGCCATCGCGGAGTGGAACAGCGACCGCAGCGCCCGGTCGCCGGAGGCCGACGCCGCTCTGGCGAAGGTGTCCGCGGCCTACCATCAGGTGACCGCGACGACCGACAGTCAGAAGGCTCTCCTGTCGAGTTCATACGCCAACTTGGACAAGGTAAGTCAGGCCCGCACCGTCCGCCTGCTCACCGCACGCGAAGACACCGGTCCGCCGTGGCCGTTGTGGGCGGTCATCTTCCTCACCAGCGCGATGGTTCTCGGCACTGTGATCATCTACGGGGTGGAGAAGGCCGGGATGCACTATCCGATGGTGGCGATCGTCGGCCTCATCGTGGCGACCAATCTCTTCCTCATCCTCGAGCTTTCCCATCCGTTCATCGGTGGCATCTCCACATCGCCGGACCCGCTGTACGAGGTTGTCTCGGTTCTCACCACCACACAGTGA
- a CDS encoding TetR/AcrR family transcriptional regulator — MSRNDWVLGGDRATAAAERIYTAATELVIRDGLDALDIDTVAARVHCSRATVYRHAGGKAQIRDAVLMRLAAGIIDTVRNSVAELTGAERVITAITVALQQIRSDPLRRLMFSAGSPPDLRELHSSPMLAHLAAELTGITDDDPQAAQWIVRVVVSLAYSPIASVRQERAVLERFVAPAFATR; from the coding sequence ATGTCTCGCAACGACTGGGTCCTGGGCGGCGACCGCGCCACGGCGGCGGCAGAGCGCATCTACACCGCCGCGACCGAGCTCGTCATCCGCGACGGGCTGGACGCGTTGGACATCGACACCGTGGCCGCGAGAGTGCACTGTTCGCGGGCCACGGTGTACCGCCACGCCGGCGGCAAGGCCCAGATCCGCGACGCGGTGTTGATGCGCCTGGCGGCGGGCATCATCGACACCGTTCGGAATTCCGTGGCGGAGCTCACCGGTGCGGAACGGGTGATCACCGCAATCACCGTGGCGCTCCAGCAGATTCGATCAGACCCGCTGCGGCGACTGATGTTCAGCGCCGGCAGTCCACCGGACCTGAGGGAGTTGCATTCCTCGCCCATGCTCGCCCATCTCGCCGCCGAACTCACCGGTATCACCGACGACGACCCGCAGGCCGCGCAGTGGATTGTGCGGGTTGTCGTGTCGTTGGCCTACTCGCCGATCGCGAGTGTGCGGCAGGAGCGTGCGGTGTTGGAGCGCTTCGTGGCACCGGCATTCGCGACGCGGTGA
- a CDS encoding cytochrome P450: MTSADTGLGLALFEDQYIQDPHPLYARMHQTGDVHPIGDSGFYAVSSWAAVNEAVTRPDDFSSNLTATMMYEPPHTVTAFPIGELGGDMQALATADEPVHSLHRKLLLPQLAAKRIRASEAFIVDTAGTLWETNADDDGIEWMSAMANRLPMMIVGRIIGVPDADIDRIIQWGYSATQVVEGLVTPAQMESAGVAVMELSTYIADQFGQAAAEPRGNLLGDLAAECAAGDLGDIAALAMMITLFSAGGESTASLIGSAAYLLATRPDVQRRLRNSPDQLGAFLEEVLRFEPPFRGHYRHVVHDTELFGVELEAGSRLLLLWGAANRDPSHFDDPAEFRLDRPAGKGHITFGKGAHFCVGAALARLEAQIVIGELLERTATVDAAEVGRWLPSLLVRRLEKLQLSFR, translated from the coding sequence ATGACATCGGCGGACACGGGTCTCGGGCTGGCGCTCTTCGAGGATCAGTACATCCAGGACCCGCACCCGCTGTACGCACGCATGCATCAGACCGGTGACGTCCACCCGATCGGGGACTCGGGCTTCTACGCCGTGAGCAGCTGGGCTGCCGTCAACGAGGCGGTTACTCGTCCCGATGACTTCTCCTCGAACCTGACCGCCACGATGATGTACGAGCCTCCCCACACCGTCACCGCGTTCCCGATCGGCGAACTCGGCGGCGACATGCAGGCATTGGCGACCGCGGACGAGCCAGTGCATTCCCTGCACCGAAAGTTGTTGCTACCTCAACTGGCCGCGAAACGCATCCGCGCGTCCGAAGCGTTCATCGTCGACACCGCAGGGACGCTGTGGGAGACGAATGCCGACGACGACGGCATCGAGTGGATGAGCGCGATGGCCAATCGGTTGCCGATGATGATCGTCGGCCGGATCATCGGGGTGCCCGACGCGGACATCGACAGGATCATCCAGTGGGGATACTCGGCCACCCAGGTGGTCGAAGGCCTGGTCACTCCCGCTCAGATGGAGTCCGCCGGCGTCGCCGTGATGGAGCTCAGTACGTATATCGCCGACCAATTCGGCCAGGCTGCGGCCGAGCCCCGTGGCAACTTGTTGGGTGATCTGGCCGCCGAATGTGCGGCCGGCGACCTCGGTGACATTGCCGCGCTGGCGATGATGATCACGCTGTTCAGCGCCGGAGGTGAATCCACCGCGTCGCTGATCGGCTCTGCCGCTTACCTTCTCGCCACCCGGCCGGACGTGCAGCGCCGGCTCCGCAATAGTCCCGACCAGCTCGGGGCGTTCCTGGAGGAAGTGCTCCGCTTCGAGCCGCCGTTCCGCGGGCACTACCGCCACGTCGTCCACGACACAGAATTGTTCGGCGTCGAACTCGAAGCGGGATCACGACTGTTGCTGTTGTGGGGCGCCGCCAACCGGGACCCGTCGCATTTCGACGATCCCGCCGAGTTCCGGCTCGATCGGCCGGCAGGCAAGGGGCACATCACCTTTGGCAAGGGCGCGCACTTCTGTGTCGGCGCGGCCCTGGCTCGGTTGGAGGCTCAGATCGTCATCGGCGAGCTACTGGAGCGCACCGCGACCGTCGATGCCGCCGAGGTCGGACGGTGGCTGCCGAGCCTTCTGGTGCGGCGTCTCGAGAAGCTCCAATTGTCCTTCAGGTAG
- a CDS encoding histidine phosphatase family protein, which produces MRNQAGVGHRVLKALATIVSAVAFFVMSALPAWAADSITLTWVRHGESYGNVAGAGIDTKVPGPHLTELGEQQAEAIAQQLKDGGYDSIYVSDMIRTHETAAPLATETGLTPIQEGGFREISAGIFEGSPIDSGLGRIGYFLIPVAWTLGLRSLPIPLGENGNGFESRVNGAIASVIANGDTKPVIFSHGATIMVWTMMNVDNPDVMLMLTHPLGNTAVVVVTGNPEDGWTLQSWDGVVVSQNPSLAGKLFVNTRSLIVAPQTAVYDVVQAVKTGDISKVVAAVRDGVALVAKAGVDFVKNSVTDIAQAIRGALPASASPVVSPLAAKVKSPAAAAVTAESGKAEPGKVNAGSSRKAASKATASGQGAGSGKADGGAKKGTGSSRRSAHKAAA; this is translated from the coding sequence ATGCGAAATCAGGCAGGCGTTGGGCATCGGGTACTGAAAGCACTGGCGACGATCGTCTCGGCGGTCGCGTTCTTCGTGATGTCGGCGCTGCCCGCCTGGGCCGCCGACTCGATCACCCTGACCTGGGTGCGGCACGGCGAGTCGTACGGCAACGTCGCCGGAGCCGGTATCGACACCAAGGTGCCCGGCCCGCATCTCACCGAGCTCGGCGAACAGCAGGCCGAAGCCATCGCCCAGCAGCTCAAAGACGGCGGCTACGACAGCATCTACGTCTCCGACATGATCCGGACCCACGAGACGGCAGCCCCGCTCGCGACGGAGACCGGGCTCACCCCGATCCAGGAGGGTGGCTTCCGGGAGATCAGCGCCGGCATCTTCGAGGGATCGCCGATCGACAGCGGGCTCGGCCGCATCGGCTACTTCCTGATCCCGGTGGCGTGGACCCTGGGCCTGCGGAGCCTGCCCATCCCGCTCGGCGAGAACGGCAACGGCTTCGAGTCCCGGGTCAACGGTGCGATCGCCTCGGTGATCGCCAATGGTGACACCAAGCCGGTGATCTTCTCGCACGGTGCCACGATCATGGTCTGGACGATGATGAACGTCGACAATCCCGACGTCATGCTGATGCTCACGCATCCGCTGGGCAACACCGCTGTCGTGGTCGTGACCGGCAACCCGGAGGACGGCTGGACGCTGCAGAGCTGGGATGGTGTTGTCGTCAGCCAGAATCCGTCGCTCGCAGGCAAGCTGTTCGTCAATACGCGCAGCCTGATCGTGGCGCCGCAGACGGCGGTCTACGACGTCGTCCAGGCCGTCAAGACCGGCGATATCAGCAAGGTGGTGGCGGCCGTGCGCGACGGCGTCGCCCTCGTCGCCAAGGCAGGCGTCGACTTCGTCAAGAACTCCGTCACCGATATCGCGCAGGCGATCCGCGGGGCGTTGCCCGCCTCGGCGAGCCCGGTCGTCAGTCCTCTTGCCGCCAAGGTGAAGTCGCCCGCCGCGGCGGCTGTCACGGCGGAATCGGGCAAGGCGGAACCGGGCAAGGTCAACGCCGGTTCCAGTCGCAAGGCCGCGTCGAAGGCCACTGCGTCCGGCCAGGGCGCGGGCAGTGGCAAGGCAGACGGGGGAGCCAAGAAGGGCACCGGCTCCAGCCGGCGGTCCGCACACAAAGCGGCTGCCTGA
- a CDS encoding O-methyltransferase: MNLRQRLPLLRWSVLRTGIGIRNFNRTGQIGDGREAAAADYVEANARRGDIDSVLATIDEYAYAKSFLVNIGDEKGALLDAAVRRADPRLALELGTYCGYGALRIARAAPSARVYSVELAAANAAVARRIWAHAGVADRVTCVVGTVGDGGRTLDTLHDEHGFDSGTVDFLFIDHDKNAYLADLLSIVERGWLRSGAVVVADNVGFPGSPKYRAFMHDHEGDGWTTVEHRTHMEYQKLVPDLVLESQYRR; encoded by the coding sequence ATGAATCTTCGCCAGCGTTTGCCACTGCTGCGATGGTCGGTGCTGCGCACCGGCATCGGAATCCGGAACTTCAACAGGACGGGCCAGATCGGCGACGGCCGGGAGGCCGCGGCGGCCGACTATGTCGAGGCCAACGCCCGTCGCGGCGACATCGACAGCGTGCTGGCCACCATCGACGAGTACGCCTACGCGAAGTCGTTTCTGGTCAACATCGGCGACGAGAAGGGCGCGCTGCTCGATGCCGCGGTGCGCCGTGCCGATCCCCGACTGGCGCTGGAATTGGGCACCTACTGCGGGTACGGCGCGTTGCGGATCGCGCGAGCAGCCCCGTCGGCGCGGGTGTACTCCGTCGAACTCGCAGCGGCGAATGCCGCAGTGGCCCGGCGAATCTGGGCGCACGCAGGTGTGGCAGACCGCGTCACCTGCGTGGTCGGAACGGTCGGCGATGGCGGTCGCACGCTCGACACGCTGCATGACGAGCACGGATTCGACTCAGGCACAGTCGATTTCCTGTTCATCGACCATGACAAGAACGCTTACCTGGCGGACTTGCTCAGCATCGTCGAGCGGGGCTGGCTACGCAGCGGGGCCGTCGTCGTCGCCGACAACGTGGGCTTCCCCGGCTCCCCGAAGTACCGGGCCTTCATGCACGACCACGAGGGCGACGGCTGGACCACGGTGGAACACCGCACGCACATGGAGTACCAGAAACTCGTGCCCGATCTGGTGCTCGAGTCGCAGTATCGCCGCTGA
- a CDS encoding methyltransferase family protein, translating into MSYGVVCHALFVVAVGSMVVAMYFGMSRSLGRVPAPWSWVANAALLLQFPVIHSLLLTGRGRTVLAKLAPRGTGATLAPTTYVIAGSLQLIALFALWTPSGTIWWQAHGSALTMVVALYAFAWILLGKSMVDAGLSLQTGSLGWVALLRDRKLVFPKMPTTGLFRLTRQPIYVAFALTVWTVPTWTPDQLVLALVFTTYCLVGPLFKEARFRRVFGAEFDNYARGVPYWLPWPGRLRGRSGRRCEPPAGRIRISRRQG; encoded by the coding sequence GTGAGCTACGGCGTCGTTTGTCATGCGCTGTTTGTCGTGGCCGTCGGTTCGATGGTCGTCGCGATGTACTTCGGCATGAGCCGCTCGCTCGGCAGGGTGCCGGCCCCATGGAGCTGGGTCGCCAACGCCGCCCTTCTTCTTCAATTCCCGGTCATCCACTCACTGCTGCTCACCGGCCGCGGCCGGACAGTCCTCGCCAAGCTGGCGCCGCGGGGCACCGGTGCCACGCTGGCGCCGACGACCTATGTCATCGCGGGCTCGCTCCAGCTGATCGCCCTCTTCGCGCTGTGGACGCCGAGCGGAACGATCTGGTGGCAGGCGCACGGATCGGCGTTGACCATGGTCGTCGCGCTGTACGCGTTCGCCTGGATCCTGCTGGGGAAGTCGATGGTCGACGCCGGCCTGTCACTGCAAACCGGCAGCCTGGGCTGGGTCGCCCTACTGCGGGACCGCAAGCTGGTCTTCCCGAAAATGCCCACGACCGGTCTTTTCCGGCTCACCAGACAGCCGATCTACGTCGCGTTCGCGCTGACGGTCTGGACGGTGCCGACCTGGACTCCCGATCAGCTGGTTCTGGCCCTGGTATTCACCACATATTGCCTGGTAGGGCCGCTGTTCAAGGAGGCTCGCTTCCGTCGCGTGTTCGGTGCCGAGTTCGACAACTATGCGCGGGGAGTGCCCTATTGGTTACCGTGGCCAGGTAGGTTGCGAGGCCGTTCGGGGAGGCGTTGTGAACCTCCTGCTGGTCGTATACGTATCAGCAGAAGGCAGGGCTGA